The genomic segment ACTAATTGTTTTGATGAGGTGTTCCCGTGAGTTTATTGCAATATAATGTCGAAATACCTGAATACACCAAAACCACCCGTTGTTACTGGGTGGTTTTACTTTTTTCTCTTTTTATTCTGCTCTTGATCTTCTGCAAATTTTATTGCGTTTTCGATGTCTTCCAGATCTTCAGGGGTGGGGTCTTGAGTAAAGCGATCTCCTTGGTAACTAGCAGCTATAACCATGTCAGATCTATCACCGGCAGCAGCCTCTTCATCCGGTAGTACCCTGTCTCTTAGAAATTCGAGTATTGCTATCCTATCTTCCATGGAAAGTGGATGGCCGCCAACTGATAGCGGGGTGTCTTTTCTATCAAGTAAGTCTAAGATTTCAATGAAAGACTTATTAGAGCAGTTGCTTTTGGGCTTGTTGTCATTTAACTGATTAAACAATTTATAATCTTCAGCTACATTACTAGCAATAGATAAAATATTTTTTATGGTGTTTTGTTGAGAAGGTCGCAAACCCTCGGTCTTATTTATCAATGAATGCAAGTCACTCGACAAGGAATTGGGTTGATAGTCTATATTAAAAAACTCAGGAATCGTTATTCCTAAACCTTTACAAATCCGTTCTATAACATCAAATGTTGGCTGGCGGTGCCCGTTTTCAATGTTGCTTAAATGAGATTGAGCAACCTCTGAACGCTTTGCCAACTTATTTTTACTTAAACCTTGTTGTTCTCTTAATTGACAAATTCTTTTACCTATATCCATAAAGCTCAATCCTTTGACCTATTATTTATCTTTATAAAGATTATAACATGAAAATTATAACAAAAATTATCCTTATAGGGTTGACTTGCCTATCTCCATAGGTATAATATTATATAAAGTTATTCAATATGGAGGGTTTAGTATGGGTCTAGCATCAAACTTAAAGAGGTTTCGCAAACAGCGAAACTTATCTCAGAATAAATTAGCTCAAAAAGCTAAAATACCACAATCAGCTGTTCATTATATTGAAAAGGGTGAACGTAACCCGGGTTTACAAACAGTACAAAAAATTGCCATTGCCCTTAATGTAACTATTTCAGAATTGCTCAAAGAAAAAGAGCAGGAGGAAGAACAGAATGACTCACTCCAGGCTATTTAGACTATGCTTTTATTTATAAAAATTGCCTATCTAAAAAGTTTATCATACTGGTGCTGAAAATCCTGTTATAACCTGTCGTACACTTATGAAATTTGACTGGTGAGGTATAAAAATAATCCTTGAAAAAACTGGCTAATTGGGAGGAAGAAAATGAGAATCTCTAAAGAGGCGTTAAAAACATCCCTACCTGATGAGCCTGGTTGGTAACCAGGCGAAACCGGCCAGTGCCGGTCGCGGGAAGCTATCTAAGCCTATAAGTTATAAATAGATCTGTATATGAACAGAGCAAGGTGAATATATGGGTAGAAAAATTACTTATAAAGGTATTGTTATATGCAAAAAAATATCGACAGATATTGTGTTTTGTTCATTATTGATAACAGGTTATGTTGTAGTTTCTAGCTATATTAACCTACTTATTCATGCATCTGAGGGGATAGTTGAAATATATAAAAATTTAATTTCTCAAATTAAGTGATATCAAAACCAGAAGAATAATCTCCTCAATGAAAACTATTAAAAGAACAATAACATAAAACTTTTTACTAGTTCTATTCTTGTATTTTAATAACAGAGAAGTTCTCCTAGCTAAATATCTAGTTGCTAACTTATATAAGTAAACTGATACCACAATTGATGGCACAACTAAGAACCACAGGATGTGGTTAGCGATTAAATTAAGCGACCATAGCAAAGCTGTAGTAAACCCTTCGCTCATAGGAATATTAAAATACAATATGACTTTAGCGGTAATATATGGGGCGAAAATAAATGCAGAAAAAACAAAGACTATTAGTAATATATTTTTCAATGATAACCATTTATTTATTATTATAGCGACTGGGTGTTGGGCGTATTTTTTGATTGTATGTTCAACCTGTTCTAAAAGGGTATTAAAACCAGGGAAAATTA from the Desulfofalx alkaliphila DSM 12257 genome contains:
- a CDS encoding helix-turn-helix domain-containing protein, whose product is MDIGKRICQLREQQGLSKNKLAKRSEVAQSHLSNIENGHRQPTFDVIERICKGLGITIPEFFNIDYQPNSLSSDLHSLINKTEGLRPSQQNTIKNILSIASNVAEDYKLFNQLNDNKPKSNCSNKSFIEILDLLDRKDTPLSVGGHPLSMEDRIAILEFLRDRVLPDEEAAAGDRSDMVIAASYQGDRFTQDPTPEDLEDIENAIKFAEDQEQNKKRKK
- a CDS encoding helix-turn-helix domain-containing protein — encoded protein: MGLASNLKRFRKQRNLSQNKLAQKAKIPQSAVHYIEKGERNPGLQTVQKIAIALNVTISELLKEKEQEEEQNDSLQAI